Proteins co-encoded in one Vibrio fortis genomic window:
- the proB gene encoding glutamate 5-kinase has translation MTTNHQSGTATQRKTVVVKLGTSVLTGGTLALDRAHMVELVRQCAELKKQGHSVVMVSSGAIAAGREHLGYPALPNSMASKQLLAAVGQSQLIQVWESLFAIYGIKIGQMLLTRADLDDRERFLNARDTINALVENDIIPIVNENDAVATNEIKVGDNDNLSALVGILCGADKLLLLTDQKGLFTADPRKDPNAELIKEVKTIDDTLRKIAGGSGTTLGTGGMATKLQAADIARRAGIEVIIAAGSAENVVFDSLSAEPQGTRFLPLEEALENRKRWILAGPASAGDIVVDDGAVNAVNTKGSSLLAKGVIQVRGEFSRGEVTQVTDNKGKVVARGIASYSSQDLAKIAGKHSKDIGEILGYDYGSEVIHRDDMVVIQE, from the coding sequence ATGACAACTAATCATCAAAGCGGGACAGCAACACAGCGTAAAACTGTCGTTGTAAAACTGGGTACCAGTGTCTTAACTGGTGGCACATTAGCGTTAGACCGAGCTCACATGGTAGAGCTTGTGCGTCAGTGTGCAGAACTTAAAAAGCAAGGCCACTCTGTGGTTATGGTTTCGTCTGGCGCGATCGCGGCTGGACGTGAGCACCTTGGTTACCCCGCACTGCCCAACTCAATGGCGAGCAAACAGCTGCTTGCTGCAGTAGGACAGAGCCAGTTGATTCAAGTTTGGGAGTCTTTGTTCGCTATCTATGGCATCAAAATTGGCCAAATGCTGTTAACGCGCGCTGACCTAGATGATCGTGAACGCTTCCTAAATGCACGTGACACAATCAATGCATTGGTAGAGAACGACATTATTCCAATCGTTAATGAGAATGATGCGGTAGCGACCAACGAGATTAAGGTTGGTGACAACGACAACTTGTCTGCTTTAGTCGGTATTTTGTGTGGTGCGGATAAGCTTCTTCTTCTCACTGACCAAAAAGGTCTATTTACCGCTGATCCTCGCAAAGACCCAAATGCTGAGTTGATCAAAGAGGTTAAGACCATCGATGATACCTTACGTAAGATTGCTGGTGGCAGTGGCACTACGCTAGGAACAGGTGGCATGGCGACTAAACTGCAAGCTGCAGATATTGCGCGTCGTGCAGGTATTGAAGTGATCATCGCAGCAGGCAGCGCAGAAAATGTGGTATTCGACTCATTGAGTGCAGAACCACAAGGCACGCGTTTCTTACCGCTAGAAGAGGCGCTTGAAAACCGCAAGCGTTGGATTCTGGCTGGTCCTGCATCGGCGGGTGACATCGTAGTCGATGACGGTGCAGTCAATGCTGTAAATACCAAGGGCAGCAGTTTGCTGGCTAAAGGCGTGATTCAAGTTCGCGGAGAGTTTTCCCGTGGCGAAGTCACTCAAGTAACAGATAACAAAGGTAAAGTGGTTGCGCGTGGTATCGCAAGCTACTCAAGTCAAGACTTGGCGAAGATTGCGGGCAAACACAGTAAAGATATTGGAGAAATTCTGGGTTATGACTACGGCTCAGAGGTTATTCACCGTGATGACATGGTTGTGATCCAAGAGTAA
- a CDS encoding glutamate-5-semialdehyde dehydrogenase — translation MDLTNMGIAAKEAAFHLATASTAQKNKALSIIADELEANAATILEANAKDIELGREAGLTEALLDRLLLNEERLTGIANDVRNVISLNDPVGSEIDSKVLENGMSLSRRRVPLGVVGVIYEARPNVTIDIAALCLKTGNASILRGGKETFFSNMELVKVIQSALEKAELPAASVQYIEKLDRELVSQLLKLDEYVDMIIPRGGAGLHKMCKENSTIPVIIGGFGISHIFVDESADLEKSVNVVENSKVQRPSACNSLDTLLVHEAVAEEFLGKLKTRLAGKVTLVADASAKALLADFADVRDAGEDDFDTEWLSYTLGVKVVADVAQAIDHMRVHNASHSDAIMTNSLESSERFINSVGSAAVYVNASTRFTDGAQFGLGAEVAVSTQKLHARGPMGLEELTSYKWVGKANYLVRS, via the coding sequence GTGGATTTAACTAACATGGGTATCGCAGCAAAAGAGGCTGCCTTTCACCTAGCGACTGCTTCAACAGCGCAGAAGAACAAAGCGTTATCGATTATTGCGGATGAACTAGAAGCAAACGCCGCGACCATTCTTGAGGCGAACGCAAAAGATATCGAACTGGGTCGCGAAGCTGGTTTAACAGAAGCGCTGCTTGACCGCCTACTTCTTAACGAAGAGCGTCTAACGGGCATTGCTAACGATGTACGCAACGTTATCAGCCTAAATGACCCTGTGGGCAGTGAGATTGACAGCAAAGTACTAGAAAATGGTATGTCGCTTTCTCGTCGTCGCGTCCCACTTGGCGTTGTAGGTGTTATCTATGAAGCGCGTCCAAACGTGACCATTGATATCGCAGCGCTGTGTTTGAAAACGGGTAATGCAAGCATTCTACGTGGCGGTAAAGAGACGTTTTTCTCGAACATGGAACTGGTTAAAGTGATCCAGTCTGCGTTAGAGAAAGCAGAGCTACCAGCGGCATCGGTACAGTACATTGAGAAGCTAGACCGTGAGCTTGTTTCTCAGCTGCTTAAGCTTGATGAGTACGTTGATATGATTATCCCACGCGGTGGTGCTGGCCTACACAAGATGTGTAAAGAGAACAGTACTATTCCAGTAATCATCGGTGGCTTCGGCATTAGCCATATCTTCGTTGATGAATCTGCTGACCTAGAAAAGTCAGTGAATGTGGTTGAAAACTCGAAGGTTCAGCGCCCATCTGCGTGTAACTCATTAGATACTTTGCTTGTTCATGAAGCGGTAGCTGAGGAGTTCCTAGGCAAGCTCAAAACTCGTCTAGCGGGTAAAGTAACGCTAGTGGCTGATGCCAGTGCTAAAGCACTTCTTGCTGATTTCGCTGACGTGCGTGATGCGGGTGAAGATGATTTCGATACTGAGTGGCTAAGCTACACCTTAGGTGTAAAGGTGGTTGCGGATGTTGCTCAGGCCATTGATCACATGCGCGTGCACAATGCGAGCCATTCGGATGCGATCATGACCAACAGCCTAGAGAGCTCTGAGCGCTTTATTAACTCGGTAGGTTCTGCGGCGGTTTATGTGAACGCATCAACTCGCTTTACTGATGGCGCACAGTTTGGTCTGGGCGCAGAAGTTGCGGTATCAACACAGAAGCTCCATGCTCGTGGCCCTATGGGGCTAGAAGAGCTCACTAGCTACAAGTGGGTGGGTAAAGCCAACTACCTAGTTCGTAGCTAG
- the ribH gene encoding 6,7-dimethyl-8-ribityllumazine synthase has translation MKVIEGGFPAPNAKIAIVIARFNSFINESLLSGAIDTLKRHGQVSEDNITVVRCPGAVELPLVAQRVAKTGKFDAIVSLGTVIRGGTPHFDYVCSECNKGLAQVSLEYSLPVAFGVLTVDTIDQAIERAGTKAGNKGAEAALSALEMINVLSEIDS, from the coding sequence ATGAAAGTGATCGAGGGTGGCTTCCCAGCGCCAAATGCAAAAATTGCTATCGTTATTGCTCGTTTCAACAGTTTTATTAACGAAAGTTTACTTTCTGGTGCAATCGATACTTTAAAACGTCACGGACAAGTTAGCGAAGACAACATCACTGTTGTTCGTTGTCCAGGTGCAGTTGAACTTCCACTTGTAGCGCAACGCGTTGCTAAAACAGGTAAGTTCGATGCAATTGTATCTCTAGGTACAGTAATTCGTGGCGGTACGCCTCATTTTGACTATGTTTGTAGTGAATGTAATAAAGGTTTGGCGCAAGTGTCTCTGGAATACTCTCTTCCAGTAGCATTCGGTGTGCTAACTGTTGATACGATCGATCAAGCTATTGAACGCGCAGGAACCAAGGCTGGTAATAAAGGTGCAGAAGCTGCACTAAGCGCACTTGAGATGATCAACGTTCTTTCTGAAATCGATTCCTAA
- the nrdR gene encoding transcriptional regulator NrdR, protein MHCPFCSENDTKVIDSRLVADGHQVRRRRQCLACSERFTTFESAELVMPKVIKSNGNREPFNEDKMVGGVQRALEKRPVSADAIELAISTIKSQLRATGEREVPTEMIGNLVMDQLKELDKVAYIRFASVYRSFEDIREFGEEIAKLED, encoded by the coding sequence ATGCATTGTCCTTTTTGTTCAGAGAACGACACTAAAGTAATCGACTCAAGGCTAGTCGCAGACGGGCATCAGGTTCGTCGTCGCCGTCAATGCCTGGCATGTAGTGAGCGTTTTACGACATTCGAATCGGCTGAGCTTGTTATGCCAAAAGTGATTAAGTCGAATGGCAACCGTGAACCCTTTAACGAAGACAAAATGGTCGGTGGGGTGCAGCGTGCATTAGAGAAACGCCCAGTGAGTGCTGATGCTATTGAACTTGCGATCAGCACCATTAAGTCTCAATTGCGAGCAACTGGTGAGCGTGAAGTGCCAACCGAAATGATTGGTAACCTTGTGATGGACCAACTCAAAGAGCTCGATAAGGTGGCTTACATTCGTTTTGCCTCTGTTTATCGCAGCTTTGAAGACATCCGAGAGTTTGGCGAAGAGATTGCCAAGCTAGAGGACTAA
- a CDS encoding putative quinol monooxygenase → MSKKVYCIAQFQPKEGKLNELFEVLKALEPNTMREDGCIQYTVTRHLPSPFAEGESYPIAFNEIWADNEAFEAHCQRREIQAFFQEQCVEETGLVEKFNVCIYTDEPENYDAPVLK, encoded by the coding sequence ATGTCTAAGAAGGTTTATTGTATTGCTCAGTTTCAGCCAAAAGAGGGCAAACTGAACGAGCTATTTGAAGTATTAAAAGCGCTTGAGCCAAACACAATGCGTGAAGATGGTTGCATTCAATACACAGTGACTCGTCACTTACCAAGCCCATTCGCTGAAGGTGAGAGTTACCCAATCGCATTTAATGAGATCTGGGCGGACAATGAAGCGTTTGAAGCGCACTGCCAACGCCGTGAGATCCAAGCGTTCTTCCAAGAGCAGTGTGTAGAAGAGACAGGCTTAGTTGAAAAGTTTAATGTGTGCATCTACACCGATGAACCAGAGAACTACGACGCGCCAGTGCTTAAGTAA
- the ribBA gene encoding bifunctional 3,4-dihydroxy-2-butanone-4-phosphate synthase/GTP cyclohydrolase II: protein MPISTPQEIIEDIRLGKMVILMDDEDRENEGDLIMAAEHVTPEAINFMAMFGRGLICLTLTKERSSRLGLAPMVQDNNAQYTTNFTVSIEAAEGVTTGISASDRAVTVQAAVAKDAKAADLVQPGHIFPLTAQEGGVLTRAGHTEAGCDLARLAGCEPASVIVEILNDDGTMARRPDLEVFAEKHDIKLGTIADLIEYRNNTETTIERVAQCHLPTEFGDFELVTYRDTIDNQIHYAMQKGDITGEAPLVRVHLHDTFTDLLHSDRGTERSWSLDKAMKRIGDEGGVLVILGNEESSDSLIHKVKTFEAQDKNEQPKMAKKQGTSRRVGVGSQILQDLGVQDMRLLSSSSKRYHALGGFGLNVVEYVCE, encoded by the coding sequence ATGCCAATTAGTACTCCTCAAGAAATTATTGAAGACATTCGCCTAGGAAAGATGGTTATCCTGATGGACGATGAAGATCGCGAGAACGAAGGTGATCTGATCATGGCGGCAGAGCATGTGACGCCAGAAGCGATCAACTTTATGGCGATGTTTGGTCGTGGTTTGATCTGTCTGACGCTAACAAAAGAGCGCTCGAGCCGTTTAGGCCTCGCGCCAATGGTTCAAGACAACAACGCGCAATACACCACAAACTTCACTGTTTCTATTGAAGCTGCAGAAGGCGTAACGACCGGTATTTCAGCATCAGATCGTGCTGTAACAGTGCAAGCTGCCGTAGCGAAAGATGCAAAAGCCGCTGACCTAGTTCAACCTGGTCACATCTTCCCGCTAACAGCACAAGAAGGCGGTGTTCTAACTCGTGCTGGTCACACTGAAGCGGGTTGTGATTTAGCACGCCTAGCGGGTTGTGAGCCTGCATCGGTTATCGTTGAGATTCTAAATGACGACGGCACCATGGCTCGTCGCCCAGACCTTGAAGTGTTTGCTGAAAAGCATGACATCAAGCTAGGCACAATTGCTGACCTTATCGAATACCGCAACAACACAGAAACCACGATTGAGCGTGTTGCGCAGTGTCACCTACCGACTGAGTTCGGCGACTTTGAGCTTGTGACTTACCGTGACACGATTGATAACCAAATCCACTACGCGATGCAAAAAGGTGATATTACGGGCGAAGCACCGCTGGTTCGTGTTCACCTGCATGATACGTTTACAGATTTGCTGCACTCAGACCGCGGTACAGAACGTAGCTGGTCGCTAGATAAAGCGATGAAGCGCATCGGCGATGAAGGCGGCGTTCTGGTGATTCTTGGGAATGAAGAGTCGTCTGACTCTCTGATTCATAAAGTGAAGACTTTTGAAGCGCAAGATAAGAATGAACAACCTAAGATGGCTAAGAAGCAAGGAACGTCTCGCCGTGTGGGTGTCGGTTCTCAGATTCTGCAAGATTTAGGTGTTCAAGACATGCGTCTACTCTCTTCAAGTTCAAAGCGCTACCACGCATTGGGCGGTTTTGGTTTGAACGTTGTTGAGTACGTGTGTGAATAA
- the nusB gene encoding transcription antitermination factor NusB, producing MGASVKPAARRNARQFALQAIYSWQITKENIATVEEQFLSGGKYDEEEHHAAEPALAMPETDVAYFRDLLTGVALSHMELDSKLRPFVSRPMQDLDLMELALLRLAMYEMTRREDVPYKVVINEAIELAKVFAAEDSHKFVNGVLDKAAPHVRKK from the coding sequence ATGGGGGCCAGTGTGAAACCAGCCGCACGTCGTAATGCACGTCAATTTGCTCTACAAGCAATTTATTCTTGGCAAATTACTAAAGAAAATATTGCCACAGTTGAAGAACAGTTCTTATCTGGTGGTAAGTATGATGAAGAAGAGCATCACGCAGCTGAGCCTGCGCTTGCTATGCCAGAGACAGACGTTGCATACTTCCGCGACCTGCTAACTGGTGTTGCTCTAAGCCACATGGAACTAGACAGCAAACTTCGTCCATTCGTATCTCGCCCTATGCAAGATCTGGACTTAATGGAGCTTGCTCTTCTACGTTTAGCTATGTACGAGATGACTCGTCGCGAAGATGTACCATACAAAGTGGTTATCAACGAAGCTATCGAACTTGCAAAAGTATTTGCAGCAGAAGACAGCCACAAGTTTGTTAACGGTGTACTTGATAAAGCAGCACCGCACGTACGTAAGAAGTAA
- the ribD gene encoding bifunctional diaminohydroxyphosphoribosylaminopyrimidine deaminase/5-amino-6-(5-phosphoribosylamino)uracil reductase RibD, with protein MSKFSPLDFQMMSRAMQLAKRGIYTTAPNPNVGCVIAHGDNIVGEGFHAKAGEAHAEVHAMRMAGDKAKGATAYVTLEPCSHYGRTPPCAEGLIKAQVAKVICAMEDPNPKVAGRGIKMLRDAGIEVQVGLLEQDALALNPAFIKRMQTGLPFVQLKMAASLDGQTALSNGQSQWITSPCARRDVQHYRAKAGAVLSTSQTVIEDNASLNVRWDELPQAVQALYPQSSLRQPARVILDRQAQLLQGVNQDLKLYQSEAPVLRVAESEADILVALDRAGQLDIKQLIQDLPSHHIDHIWVEAGATLAKSFIENQLVDELILYLAPKLMGSDGRGLMGALGLSSMDDVIDLSIKDVRMVGPDIRIVAQPVWKS; from the coding sequence ATGTCAAAATTTTCTCCATTAGATTTTCAAATGATGTCGCGTGCTATGCAGTTGGCTAAGCGCGGCATCTATACCACTGCACCAAACCCAAATGTGGGCTGTGTAATTGCGCATGGTGACAACATTGTTGGTGAAGGCTTCCATGCTAAAGCGGGTGAAGCCCACGCAGAGGTTCATGCAATGAGAATGGCTGGCGACAAAGCCAAAGGCGCGACGGCTTATGTCACGCTAGAGCCGTGTTCTCACTACGGTCGCACGCCGCCATGTGCTGAAGGGTTAATCAAAGCTCAAGTGGCAAAAGTGATTTGTGCCATGGAAGACCCAAATCCTAAAGTCGCGGGTCGTGGTATCAAAATGCTGCGCGATGCCGGTATTGAAGTGCAAGTTGGGCTGCTAGAGCAAGATGCATTAGCGTTAAACCCTGCCTTTATCAAACGCATGCAAACAGGGTTGCCGTTTGTTCAATTGAAGATGGCGGCAAGCTTAGATGGTCAAACGGCTTTGAGTAATGGTCAAAGTCAATGGATTACGTCACCTTGTGCGCGTCGTGATGTGCAGCACTATCGTGCCAAAGCTGGCGCGGTATTATCGACCAGTCAAACTGTAATTGAGGATAACGCTTCACTTAACGTGCGTTGGGATGAGCTTCCACAAGCGGTTCAAGCTCTTTATCCTCAATCTTCACTGCGCCAACCTGCGCGCGTGATTCTCGATCGACAAGCTCAACTGCTTCAAGGCGTTAACCAAGACCTCAAGCTGTATCAATCTGAGGCTCCAGTGTTGCGTGTGGCTGAGTCTGAAGCTGATATTTTGGTTGCTCTTGATCGTGCAGGGCAGCTTGATATTAAACAGCTGATTCAAGATCTTCCCAGCCATCACATCGACCATATTTGGGTTGAGGCGGGGGCAACATTGGCGAAGAGCTTTATTGAGAACCAACTGGTTGACGAGCTAATTTTATACTTAGCACCTAAACTCATGGGCAGCGATGGCCGCGGTTTAATGGGTGCTTTGGGACTGAGCTCAATGGATGATGTGATCGATTTGTCGATCAAAGATGTACGTATGGTGGGGCCAGACATTCGCATTGTCGCTCAACCAGTATGGAAATCCTAA
- the dxs gene encoding 1-deoxy-D-xylulose-5-phosphate synthase, whose product MTLDISKYPTLALADKPEDLRLLPKETLPQLCDELRTYLLNSVSQSSGHLASGLGTVELTVALHYVYNTPFDQLVWDVGHQAYPHKILTGRRDRLSTIRQKDGLHPFPWREESEYDTLSVGHSSTSISAALGMAISAKKEGKDRKVVSVIGDGAITAGMAFEAMNHAGDVHNDMLVILNDNEMSISENVGALNNHLAQVLSGNLYTSIREGGKKVLSGVPPIKELVRRTEEHLKGMVIPGTMFEELGFNYIGPIDGHDVNELIKTLKNMRDLKGPQFLHIMTKKGKGYEPAEKDPIGYHGVPKFDPAHSSLPKSTSAKPTFSKIFGDFLCDMAAQDPKLMAITPAMREGSGMVRFSKEYPEQYFDVAIAEQHAVTLATGMAIAGNNPIVAIYSTFLQRGYDQLIHDVAIMDLPVMFAIDRAGLVGADGQTHQGAFDLSFMRCIPNMVIMAPSDENECRQMLYTGHKHNGPSAVRYPRGNGMGTEIQNEFTALEIGKGRIIRESSKAKDGAKVAILSFGTFLENALQAADGIDATVADMRFVKPLDETLIKQLAADHDVLVTIEENAIAGGAGAGVVEFLMQEKLPMPVLNLGLPDKFIAQGTQGELHEELGLDAKGIEKAINDYLAK is encoded by the coding sequence ATGACTCTTGATATTTCAAAGTACCCAACTCTTGCTTTGGCTGACAAGCCAGAGGATTTGCGTCTTTTACCGAAAGAGACGCTTCCACAGCTCTGTGACGAGCTACGTACCTACCTCTTGAACTCAGTGAGCCAGTCAAGCGGACACTTGGCTTCAGGCCTAGGTACGGTGGAACTAACGGTTGCTTTACACTATGTATACAACACACCTTTCGATCAGTTAGTTTGGGATGTGGGCCATCAGGCTTACCCACATAAGATTCTAACTGGCCGACGTGATCGCCTATCAACTATCCGCCAGAAAGACGGCTTACACCCTTTCCCATGGCGTGAAGAGAGCGAATACGACACGCTTTCAGTCGGTCACTCATCGACATCTATCAGTGCCGCACTTGGTATGGCAATCAGTGCTAAAAAAGAAGGCAAAGATCGTAAAGTCGTTAGCGTGATTGGTGATGGTGCGATTACCGCAGGTATGGCATTTGAAGCGATGAACCACGCAGGTGACGTACACAACGATATGCTGGTTATCCTTAACGATAACGAAATGTCGATCTCTGAAAACGTGGGCGCATTGAACAACCACTTAGCTCAGGTTCTTTCTGGCAATCTTTACACGTCAATTCGTGAAGGTGGCAAGAAAGTGCTATCTGGCGTTCCGCCGATTAAAGAGCTGGTGCGTCGTACTGAAGAACATCTCAAGGGCATGGTTATTCCAGGTACCATGTTTGAAGAGCTTGGCTTTAACTATATTGGTCCAATTGATGGCCATGATGTCAACGAGCTGATTAAAACGCTTAAGAACATGAGAGACCTAAAAGGCCCTCAGTTCTTGCACATCATGACCAAGAAAGGCAAAGGTTACGAACCAGCAGAGAAAGATCCAATCGGCTACCACGGCGTACCTAAATTTGATCCTGCGCACTCTAGCCTACCAAAGAGCACCAGTGCTAAGCCGACCTTCTCTAAGATCTTCGGTGACTTCCTGTGTGATATGGCCGCGCAAGATCCTAAGCTGATGGCGATTACACCTGCGATGCGTGAAGGCTCTGGTATGGTTCGTTTCTCGAAAGAGTACCCAGAACAGTACTTCGATGTAGCTATCGCTGAACAGCACGCTGTGACGCTAGCAACAGGTATGGCGATTGCGGGTAACAACCCGATTGTAGCGATTTACTCAACCTTCCTGCAGCGTGGCTACGACCAACTGATCCACGATGTCGCTATCATGGATTTGCCGGTCATGTTTGCCATTGACCGTGCAGGTCTTGTTGGTGCCGATGGTCAGACACACCAAGGTGCGTTCGACTTAAGCTTTATGCGTTGTATTCCAAACATGGTGATCATGGCACCAAGCGATGAGAACGAATGTCGCCAAATGCTTTACACCGGCCACAAACATAATGGTCCAAGTGCCGTTCGCTACCCACGTGGTAATGGTATGGGCACAGAAATCCAAAATGAATTCACTGCACTTGAGATTGGTAAAGGCCGCATCATTCGCGAAAGCTCAAAAGCAAAAGATGGCGCTAAGGTTGCTATCCTAAGCTTTGGTACTTTCCTAGAAAATGCGCTTCAAGCTGCTGACGGTATCGATGCAACCGTTGCTGACATGCGCTTTGTGAAGCCGCTTGATGAGACGCTAATCAAGCAACTGGCTGCTGACCACGACGTCCTGGTGACCATTGAAGAGAATGCGATTGCAGGCGGTGCTGGTGCAGGTGTAGTTGAATTCTTGATGCAAGAGAAACTGCCAATGCCAGTATTGAACCTTGGCTTACCAGACAAGTTCATTGCTCAAGGTACACAAGGTGAACTGCATGAAGAGCTTGGCCTAGATGCGAAAGGCATCGAAAAAGCAATCAACGACTACCTTGCTAAATAA
- the thiL gene encoding thiamine-phosphate kinase: MSGEFNLIDKYFVNRQPQRKDVHLAAGDDCALVKPPSNVEIAISTDTLVAGTHFLAEANPAWVAHKALASNISDLAAMGATPAWVSFALTMPEVDEAWLAPFCDSFFKLADYFGIQLIGGDTTKGPLSLTLTVQGFVPEGKALRRDGAKVGDWIYVTGNLGDSKAGLEVLLNPEENQAKPYAKELEERHYISAPRVLAGQALVNLASSAIDISDGVIADLKHILKRSEVGASIDVSALPISQELRQFTPDIAAAQHYALTSGEEYELCFTVPEENKGSLESALSHTGTKVTCIGQIRPVEFFELHNNGQPLSWDLSGYDHFKVNG, encoded by the coding sequence ATGTCTGGTGAGTTCAACCTGATTGATAAATACTTCGTAAACCGACAACCTCAGCGTAAGGATGTACACCTCGCTGCCGGTGATGACTGTGCTCTAGTCAAGCCACCAAGCAATGTAGAGATCGCTATTAGCACCGACACCCTAGTCGCAGGTACTCATTTTCTAGCTGAAGCTAATCCAGCTTGGGTGGCGCATAAGGCACTAGCATCAAACATCAGTGACCTTGCTGCTATGGGGGCAACACCGGCGTGGGTCTCTTTTGCGTTGACCATGCCAGAGGTCGATGAAGCGTGGCTAGCGCCATTCTGTGACTCTTTTTTCAAACTTGCAGATTACTTTGGTATCCAACTCATCGGTGGTGATACGACGAAGGGGCCACTGAGCCTGACACTGACGGTACAAGGCTTTGTGCCGGAAGGTAAAGCGCTACGCAGAGACGGTGCGAAAGTCGGGGATTGGATTTACGTGACCGGTAATCTAGGCGATAGCAAGGCTGGCCTAGAGGTGTTGTTAAACCCAGAAGAGAATCAAGCGAAACCTTATGCTAAGGAACTTGAAGAAAGACACTACATCAGCGCTCCTCGCGTACTAGCTGGTCAGGCACTCGTGAACCTTGCTTCATCCGCCATTGATATCTCAGATGGTGTCATTGCTGACCTTAAACATATCCTTAAGCGTTCTGAAGTTGGCGCAAGCATTGATGTGAGTGCATTGCCTATCTCTCAAGAGTTACGTCAGTTCACGCCTGATATTGCGGCTGCACAACACTATGCACTGACGAGTGGTGAAGAGTATGAGCTGTGCTTTACTGTACCAGAAGAAAATAAAGGCTCACTAGAAAGTGCTTTGTCACACACTGGAACAAAAGTCACCTGCATTGGTCAGATAAGACCTGTAGAATTCTTCGAATTACATAACAACGGTCAACCACTAAGTTGGGACTTAAGTGGATACGATCACTTTAAGGTAAACGGATGA
- a CDS encoding riboflavin synthase, translated as MFTGIVEAVGTLSAITPRGEDITVTVNVGKLDMSDVQLGDSIATNGVCLTVVEFDDNSYSADLSLETLKKTGFIDYQAGDKVNLEKAMLPTTRFGGHIVSGHVDGVGEIVERNQVGRAIEFWVEMPAEISKYVAQKGSITVDGISLTVNDLRKNAFKLTIVPHTSSETTIDQFNVGRKVNLEVDVLARYMERLLQGQQEESKPESRLTMEFLQQNGFA; from the coding sequence ATGTTTACAGGAATTGTAGAAGCCGTAGGCACCCTAAGTGCTATCACACCACGCGGTGAAGATATTACGGTAACCGTGAATGTCGGTAAGCTAGATATGTCTGATGTTCAACTTGGCGACAGCATTGCCACCAACGGTGTGTGTTTGACTGTTGTGGAGTTTGATGACAACAGTTATAGCGCTGATTTATCGCTGGAAACTCTGAAAAAGACAGGCTTTATCGATTACCAAGCTGGCGATAAAGTGAACCTTGAGAAAGCAATGCTACCGACCACTCGTTTTGGAGGACACATTGTGTCTGGTCACGTTGATGGCGTGGGCGAGATTGTTGAGCGCAACCAAGTGGGTCGTGCGATCGAGTTCTGGGTAGAAATGCCGGCTGAAATCTCAAAGTATGTTGCTCAAAAAGGCTCGATCACTGTCGATGGTATCAGCCTTACTGTGAACGATTTACGTAAGAATGCATTCAAGCTGACCATCGTTCCTCACACCTCTTCAGAGACCACGATTGACCAGTTCAATGTCGGTCGTAAGGTAAACCTCGAAGTAGACGTTTTGGCTCGTTATATGGAGCGACTGCTGCAAGGTCAACAAGAAGAGTCTAAGCCAGAGTCTCGTCTGACAATGGAATTCTTACAACAAAACGGTTTTGCTTAA
- the pgpA gene encoding phosphatidylglycerophosphatase A, producing MTNPLSLISLKNPWHLLATGFGSGLSPVVPGTMGTLASIPLYLLLVQLPFPMYVVAVILSCIIGVKICQVTSDDMGVHDHGSIVWDEFAGFWITMGLVPLLQIPTDEWKWLLTGFVLFRFFDMVKPWPIGWLDKRIHGGLGIMIDDIVAGVMAGIALYAVGHFAGWLA from the coding sequence ATGACAAACCCTCTTTCTCTCATTTCGCTAAAGAACCCTTGGCATTTACTCGCTACTGGATTTGGTAGCGGACTCTCACCCGTCGTGCCGGGCACCATGGGCACATTAGCCTCGATTCCACTCTACCTGTTGTTGGTTCAATTGCCGTTTCCAATGTATGTAGTTGCGGTGATCCTTAGCTGTATCATCGGTGTGAAAATCTGTCAGGTGACGTCTGACGATATGGGCGTGCACGATCATGGCTCAATTGTCTGGGATGAGTTTGCAGGCTTTTGGATCACCATGGGCCTAGTGCCTTTATTACAGATCCCAACCGATGAATGGAAGTGGCTACTGACAGGCTTTGTGCTGTTTCGCTTTTTTGACATGGTGAAGCCGTGGCCGATCGGTTGGCTAGACAAACGCATTCATGGCGGCTTAGGCATCATGATTGATGATATCGTCGCGGGCGTAATGGCTGGTATTGCGCTTTACGCTGTGGGCCACTTCGCGGGTTGGCTAGCATAA